A window of Deltaproteobacteria bacterium genomic DNA:
GGCATTGGAACTCGAGAACCCCAGTGGGCGGGAGATCGACCCCGATGAGTGGGAGGCGCCGTAAGCGCGTGATGGACCGACCCACCTCTTATCGGACCTATACGCCCGGGGTGGCTGCATCGGGTGCAAGGCTTTAGCGCCTAGGCACTTTAAATCGGGCGGGGATTAATAAAGCGGTCCAAGCACCAACCTTGGATCCGGAAAAGCTCGCAGCGCCCAGGCTCTGTCGCTTCGGTTCACGGCACCTGGCAAATCATGGGTATCTGGTTCCATGAGACTCAGCTGAAAGTGAAGATGAGAATTCCAACCGCCATTTTCTTCTTCGCAACCGAGCCAGGCCAAAACTTCACCGGCCTCGAAGGTATCACCAACAGACCACTTTTTCAGGCTCTCGCGAGATAGGTGCCCATGCAATGCATACACTACCTGCTCGTGCCACCCGTGACGGGTTATAATCGTTGGGCCGTAATCGTAACGCAGCGCATTGTCGCCAAGCTTAAAAATACTTCCTGCGTAAAAAGCATGCACCGGCTCACCAACCGGACCCGCTAAATCCACGCCCACATGAACATCACGCTGATCCTCTAAAAACTGCTCGCCTTCATACATCCCCGGACGGTGCTCATCGTATCGGCCTACCCCATAAGGTGAAGCCAACACCCGCTGGGCATCATAACCCTTTGTAAAATCATAAACTTCGTAGTTTTCACCCAAATCAATCACAGTGCTAAAACAAATGCCTTCAGTCTTCAAAGTGGCAAAGTCTTCAGGGTTTGGGGATTTTCGGTCGCTTATCAAAGTGGTTCTCGTTTCTTGGTAGCTTCTCTGCGCCATAACCTATGACGTTAATCAGGAAAAGGCTCTCACCATCTCTGGTTGCCGACTCATTTATTCTGGGTTAGGAAGCTTTCATGATGAAAATGCCCTATCAATCCGCCCTGTCCGCCGTCCTCTTCATTGGCCTGCTCACCGCCTGCGGCAGCGAAACCACACCTGAAGACAACCCAGAACCAACGAACACACCAGATCCCATCTGCAGCGAGCTCAAAGACATCCAATGCGTCGACGACATGGTTCTTGATCTCTCACTGCAAAACTCAGTGGCAACAACCACAGTGACCACACAACGTGAATCAGAGAACTGGGTAACATTTGTAGATGCCACCGCAGGTGGTTTTGGCAACTCGTCCAGCAATCCCTGGATCTACATTCGCTTTACTGAAACCGGGGCTGAAAAAGTAGAAATCAACGACAATGAATCCTTGGAATCTATGGATTGGCACCTTGCGGCGCATCGTTTCAAATTAAGACTCAACAGCGGCAGCGGCGGCCCGTCCTGCGTGGCTGCATCGGTTCTACTAGAAAACGACTACGACACCATTGCATCGGTTCCAGAAAACCTGACGTTTTACGAAGACAATTTTTACACTGCCGATTGCACGCTTATCCAAGATAGCTATGGCCTGGGTAGCCCACAGGTTTTTATGAGCAATTGGTGGTCATATGCTGGCTGCGTAGCAACCACCGACGTGCCATTCATTATTCAGCTTGAAGATGGCAAAACCATCAAGCTACGGGTGGAAGAATACTACCAAGATGGTCAAGACAACTGTAACGCCAATGACGTGTCGGGCAGTGGCGGTGGTAATCTCAAACTGCGCTGGCAGTACCTCTAAGCCGTCGGTAAACCCATAGAACCAATAAGAGCAGTGCCAGAGGCTTACTCTCCAGAGCCCCACAGCCGCCCTCTTCGGGTAGAGGGTCTGGATCCTCAACCGCTATTGGCGGATACCACACATTCACAATGCCTGCCGGGCTTAAGAACCCAAAGCCAAACGTATGGTGATGCCCATTCTCATCAAATGTGACGCGTCCATCCTTCTTGGCCGAGCCAGTGATGAGCTCACGGACCTGCTGCGCAGTATATTCCGGATGAATCGATAAAATCAGCCCCGCCACACCGGCGACCACGGGCGCAGCGGCTGACGTGCCGCCAAAGCTCTGCGTATAACCGCCGTTGACCGAAGCCGACACCGTGGCCGAAGGTGCTGCGATATCCACAGACGCACCCGTATTCGTATAAGGTGTTGGGTTGCCATAATGGTCGATGGCCGTCACCGATAACACTTCTGGGATCGCCGCCAACTCGTCGTCTAATATTTCCCGGTCTTCATTGCCTGCCGCAAACACCACCACCGCGCCAAGCCCATCCCGTGCTTGTGTGGATGCACGTACAATCACGGCGCGAAGCGTATCGGAAACCGGCATGTAATCGCTGTAACCCCAGGAGTTGTTAATCACCCACGCGCCATTGTCGATGGCATGTTCAAAAGCCGCCACATCTCCCGAAAGCGGCGCGTAATATTCACCGAGCAGCTTGATGGGAATAAGAGAGCATTCGGGACAAAGCCCCACAATCCCCTCTTCGTTGTTGGCACGTGCGACAGCAATGCCGGAAACCGCCGTGCCATGAATATCGCAAAGGCTGGTATCCGCAGCCTCAAAACAAAACTCACCGGGTTCGGGGCTTGGATCGTTATCATTGGCGTAGGCATCAAAGGGAGCCTTCACCGAATCCGCAAATTCTGGGTGGGTGATTTCAATCGCTGAATCAATCACCGCCACATACACATCCGGATTTCCCAGGCTCAAATCATAAAGCAAACCTAGGCACATTAAAGAGCTTATTGCCGAACGCGGTATCGATGCAGACCATTCAACTCTTAAACGATAGGTTGTGAACCACGCTCCCTTGTTGGCGCTTTGATGGGACCTACATCCGAAGGTAGCTCTACGCTTCTTGCGTCAGGCCATTTGCAACAATGGAGATACTTTACGTCGGATTTGATTTTGCGACAGAACCTTTTCATAACATCTAAAGTGAACACGAATGCCAATGGCGCCAGCTGGCGTATTGATTGTGTATTCGTAGGAAGAGTTCTCACCATAGGGATGCGGTGTTGAAATGGATTCATCCACTTGAATCCATGGGACAGTTTCGCATCCCTCCCACTGGCCGGTATGTACGCCGCCTGCTTCGGCACCAGGCACAGAAACAATACTCACTCTAATACCTCTGTTTATGTTACAAACTCGTAACATCTGTATTTTGTTGAACAAAAGTTCTCGAATTTAACCAAATCTTGAATCGTTTCTTTTTCGATGGGCTCTATTCTAGTAGGAGACCATCATGAATTTAAAAACCTATTTTGATAATGCCACTTCAACGCTGACCTATGTTGTTTGGGACCCAGCAACTCTCGATGCTGTTATCATCGATCCCGTTTTGAATTACGACCCCGTTGGATCGGTGACCCAAACAGATTCAGCGATGATGCTTTTGAACTTTGTGCGAGAAACTGACCTCAATGTTCACTTTGTTCTTGAGACTCATGCTCATGCGGATCATCTTTCGTCAGCGCAATTGTTGAGGCGGCATCTAGACGCTCAAATCGCTATTGGTGAACATATCGTTGCCGTTCAAGAAACGTTTAAGGCCGCGCTGAGCCTTAATGCTGATTTTGCGACCGACGGTAGTCAATTCGATAAATTGTTAAAGGACCAAGAGGTTCTTATGGCCGGTTCACTTCCTATCACCGTGCTTCATACGCCTGGGCACACCCCAGCCTGTATCAGTTTCAAAATTGATGATGCTGTATTTACCGGTGATGCTTTGTTTATTGAAGACTTTGGAACCGGGCGGTGCGACTTTCCGAAGGGCAGTGCCAAAGACCTCTACGACTCCGTTCAAAACAAACTTTATACGCTTCCCGATGAGACAAGAGTATTTGTGGGGCATGACTATCAGCCTGGTGACAGAGATTTGCGATACGAAACCACCATTGGAGCATCCAAATCTGCAAATATTCAACTTCAAGCCAACACATCTTGTGAAGAATTTGTAGAATTTCGCAATGCTCGGGATGCTCTTCTCAAGGCACCAAAGCTCTTATTTCAAAGTGTACAAGTGAATATAGATGCTGGCCGGCTACCGAAAGAAGAGGCGAATGGTGGTCGTTATTTCAGATTGCCTCTTAATCTTTTCGCTCCCACTGATGGGGTTGGCGAAATGGTTATTTCTAAATCGGTTCAGTCACTCTCGGAGATCAGAACTTTGGAAGATACCTATGTGATTGCACATCCAACTGACCTTCACCCCAATGGAGGCGTGGCTTTTAGCCATGGTATTGCGATTGCAGCAAAAGGAAAAGGGAAGTTGATTTCGCTTGTGCTTACAGACGAGCAAGTTTCTTTACCCCCGATTTCAAGTATCGTTTCTCGTTGGGATATAGAACCGTCGGATGTAGACCACTCTGTGGTCAAACATGAATGCTGCCAGGACCTGATTGATACCGTTTTGGACGGCATTCGTAAGTTGGGTCCTGATCTCTTAGTGGTCGGAACTCATCGCGGTCGGGGAGTTGTGCATTGGTTATCCGGAAGTCCCGCGGTTTCATTGGCTAGAAATACGGATGTTCCGACGCTTCTATTACCTATTGGTGAACGCGGCCTCATCGCCCGTGAGGATGGAAATATTCGCTTAGAAAACGTATTGATCCCTGTAGAAACGCAAGAAGCAGCTGATACCGCATTTGATGCGCTCTCGAAGTTTATGGATGGGGCAGGAATCGAAAATGCCACGGTCCACTTGTTGGGTGCGGAAGGAAAGTGCGACCTGGAAAGAATTCGTCTGCCAAGAGATAAGGAATGGCAATTTGAGAAACATTGTCGTGTCGAAAAACTAGAAAAAGCTGTAGATGCGCTGGCGGATGAGGTGAATGCAAACTTGATTGTGATGGCGACCAATGGGCAAGACAGTTTTCACGACTTCTTGTGGGGAACCCATACAGAGAGAGTGTTGGCTCATGCAAATCGTCCGGTAATGTCGGTTCAGATGAAGAACGGAAATTAAGAGGGTTCTGTCGCAAACTCGCTAGAACCATTAGCGGCTGCTAAATTTCGCTATGAAATTCTCAGGTCGTCATTTCCCCAAAGATATCATTCTTACCTCGATTCGGTCGTATCTTCGATACAAACTAAGCTATCGCGAGATTAAAGAGCTTATTGCCGAACGCGGTATAGATGTAGACCATTCAACCCTTGACCGATGGGTTGTGAACTACGCTCTCTTGTTGGCGGCTCAGGCACAGCATTACAAACGGAACGTTGGTGTTCGTTGGCGCTTTGAGTTTGCGACAGAACCCTTTTTCGTTGGGGCAAAGTCGTTAGGCCAACTCCTTGTTAGAAAACGAAAACAGAAGTGCCTAGCCTTGGCCACCAAGCTCATTGTAGAGGCCCTCGAAATATGTCTGCGTCTCTACGGCTTCGTGTTGACGAATTGCTCCAATCAGTTCGCGAGCATACAATCGAAGCGCGGAATTTGTTTTTGCTTGTATCTCGCCTAATGCCAGCTGATTGACTCGCTTCAGTAGGATGGGATGCTCTTTGCGGAGTGCCCAAATTCGTACCTGGCTGTTGGAAGCCAGGTCCTGAATGCTCGAGAAAAACGCTGCCGAGTTATCCTCGAGGGCGAAATGCTGCTTTAAAACACAATAGAGCGTATGGGCGCACGACTGAATGGACATGGTGCTCGTTGCAATGTCTAGCCTGAAAAGAGCGTACTCAAGTGTTGAATAGCGTTGCTCCATAACGAGTTCCCCGGACTCTGTTTCTTCGGCTATAGCTAAATTTGATAACATAAGTATTTTTCCCTTTCCGTTTCAAAGGCTGGTGCGCAGGCCTGAATATATACATTGTGGCAGCCTGGACAGCCTTCGTAAACCATTAACGTGAATTATGTGTTAAATGAGTTTACTGCGAATACCCGGATTAGTGGTGTTTTGGTAATGTTTTTCATTGGACAAACTATAAACCTGTAAGGTGTTAATTTTAGTTAGGTTTTATTATGCGGGTCGCTGTTTGGCGTTATTCTGAGTGAGCGCGTATCTTTTCTTTTGGATGAATTCTCCAGGCACAATTAACTGACATTTCGCCTGTCACGCGACGATGGTCGGAGCGCGCTTGGGGGCTCGCTTTTTCAGCTTTCGAAGCACCCAAGTCGGCTGCAAGTGCTGCCAGACGTCGCCGGTTGTGGGTTCGATCAGCCACAACGGTGCGAGCTTCTCCGGCACGCGAATCACGTCGGTCGCGCTGTACGTTCCAAAGACATGATCCCAAACCGGCGACGTGACACCGTGGTTGCGAGACGGATCGTGGAAATGGTGAAAAAAGTGGTGCGCCCGGGCCCAGCGGCCGTACGCGGTGCTGGCCTCAAAGACATGCTCCACGCGGTGCAAGATTTCGTAGTAGAGGTAGAACGCGACGAAGCCGAAGATGAAGGCCGACCCGTACACAGCGCCCAGCAGCACCGTCGCTGGCCACCAAAGCAGGGCAATGGCCGCGATTGCAGCACCTGCCTTCTTCCACCACTGCGCGAAGTAGTTGCCCTTGCTGTGGTGCGTCTGATGCTCGACGCCAAACGGGTTGCGCAGAAAACGCCGGTCATGGCCGAGCCAACGGTGAATGCAGTACTCCGTGAAGCTCCAGCCGACAGCACCCACGACGATTGCAGCTGTGATGGTTCCGAAGGTGGTCACGCTGATCATATTGGCCTCATTTAGTAAATCTTGTTCACTTTTTAAATCGTATTTACACTCAGAACAAGCGCAAGTTCGCGTTCACTCCTCGTGAAACGGGATCGTATCCCAGAAATCACGGACCGATTAAGCAGGAACTTGTGCATGCAAATCAACACTGGCTAGTCTGAAAGCATTGTACCAAATAGTTAGCGTACCAACATACACACATTGCTGCTTAATCATTCAATTATGTTGGCGCATAAACTCGGTATGCATGTCGTCGCGGAGGGGATAGAGGACGAAGCTGTATGGAACACTTTGAAAGAACTTGGATGCGACGAAGGGCAAGGCTATTGGATGGGAAGGCCAATGCCCGCTGAAGATATAGAAGCGTGGATGATTAGCTGGCACTCGACGTAAGTTACCAGCTAACCATGCTGTGCCTAGGGAATTCAACCGAGGCCAGGCCCAAAAGAGCCTACAAAAAGTACCGATCAAGACAAGAAATGAGAGGCTAGGAGCCCCCTTTGTCCTTGTCGGCCAAGTTTACAGGCTCAACAAACTGCTTAGATAAGTTGCTCAGCTGCTGCACTTGTTTGCCATAATTACGGCAGCCCTTGCACATAATGGTGTGTAATGTAACGCCGCCTTTTTCTCTCATGGTAAGCTTTCGGTCTTGTGCTTGTGATAGAAGCTGGGTGGTAGATTTGCAATTCATCATCATTAAGCTCCCTTATCGAACCAGTTTGTTTGAAGGCATTTTCTAAGCTTTGAACGGGCTCGGTAAAGCAATACGTTAAGGCTGGTTTCATTTGTTTCTAGCAGCTCACATATTTCAGCGGTGCTTAAGCCAATGAATTCACGCATCATGTAGGCTCTTCTGTATTGGCCAGGCAGGCCTTCTAAACACGCTTCAAATACTAACCAAAATTGATTGTTAGCGGCGCTTTCGCTGGGCTGTGGCCAGGGTGTTGGGCGTTCGGATAAATGCCAATAACCGCGTTCATCAAATTGCTGGTCCCACACTTCTAGGTTTGTTTGTTCATCATCATCTTGCATAGAGCTGCTGGGCACAAGGCGATGATTGCCGCGTATTACATCAATGATTTTGTGTTTAAGTATGGCAAACACCCAGGTTTTAAATGCAGACCTTCTGCCGAACGTTTGTTGGTTTTTTAATGCGCCGATAAAAGCCTCTTGAACGGCGTCTTCGGCAAGGCTCGTGTCTTGCAGTTGTAAACTTGCAAATTTCAACATTTGTTGGCGCAGCTCGCTCATAAATGCTTCATCCTGCGTCCAATCTAGGGCGTGAGAAGCGGAAAACTTCAGTGCGGTCATGGCTCATGCTCTTTGCTCATAGTGAGGCTCTACCTTAAGTTGTTAAGAGCGATTATTCAAAATAATACAGGGCTACAAAAACTAAAAACGGCTGGCAGCCAACTGTTTATGGAATGCCAGCCTAAGAGTTAAAAGACACCTTTAAACTGTTTTGGGCTCGCTATCATCGGCTATGGATTGAGAAGTGAATACACGGCCCATCACCCAGCCAAATACAATATGCAACATCAGCGTCATCATGGGAGCAACGATGCCCATGTTAAGGCCAAATAGGCCTGCGCCTGCCATAGGCATCACCATAACCATCATGCCTAACCAAGCCAGTACGCCAAAGCTAATACCTTTGGTGGTGGCAGATTTTCCCGGTAATAGGGTGTAGATAATGGTAAAGCCAACGCCCCATACCAAGGAGCCAATCATAAAGTGCATCACCCAGCCCATGAGGACAGACATGCCCATCATGTTGGCTAGCATGTGAATAACGTTTAGCTCGGGCATAACGCCCATCATATCCTTAGCAAACATAATGGCCGACATGGCCACGGTGCCAATAAATCCAGCTTTGATACCTTCAGTAATAGTGCTCATAGTGACTTTCTCCTTTGGTTTTGTGCGACTTATGAGAGTTTGTCGTGTGACGCTGCAGATTCTTACAGTTTATTTTAAATCAGTTTTTAGGCTAAGGCTTTGTGCTTGGTTATTGGAACGGATGGCTGCTTTGGCGGCGCCACCCCGTGTTCACCAGGTGCGTTATCATGGGGTATTGGCATCGGCGTCGTCACTTCGTCTAGTCACCGGCGGCGCGGCGCTCTTCGGCGTTGGTTGGGGCCTGGGTGGCTTCTGCCCGGGACCGGGGCTGGTCTCGCTGGCCGGATTTGGGTCATCTGCTGCCGTGTTCGTCGTGTTCATGTTCGTGGGGATGGTGGGTCACAAGACTATTCATCGTCCCAAGCAGGTCGCCCAGTCCGCTCGGGTCGTCGAGACCAAGGCGGGCGCCCCATGTTGATGGTTGCATTTTTGGCCACATTGATCGGTCTCTCCCTTGGACTGCTTGGGGGCGGCGGCTCCATCCTCGCGGTTCCGGTGCTGGCCTATGGAGCCGGGCTGCCGGCCAAAGAGGCCATCGCCACTTCGCTGATTGTGGTGGGTGCGACGTCGCTCTTTGCCCTGATTCCCCACGCCCGGCGAGGCCACGTCGAATGGCGGACTGGGGCGATCTTCTCTGCGACCGCCATGGTCGGGGCCTACTTGGGCGGGCTCGCGGCCGATTGGTTCTCTGGCACCACGCTCCTATTGCTCTTTGCCGCCATGATGGTGGTGACCGCGTTGGCGATGTTTCGTGGGCGGAGTGAGCTGAAGGCGAACAAAGAGAAGCCACTGGCAGTCGGGCTGGTGATCGCCGAGGGTCTCGTGGTCGGTGGGGCCACCGGGCTCGTGGGCGCGGGCGGCGGCTTCCTGGTGGTGCCAGCTCTGGTGCTTCTCGGCGGTATGGAGATGCACAAGGCGGTGGGCACCTCGCTCATGGTCATCGCGCTCAAGTCTTTTGCGGCCTTTGCCGGCCATGCAGCGCATGTGTCCATCGATGTGCAGCTCGCCCTCGTGGTCACGGTCGCCGCCGTCGCAGGGAGCATTGGGGGAGCAGCATTGGCCAAGCGTGTCCCAGCGCAGATGCTGCGCAAGGTTTTTGCCGGTTTTGTGTTGGTGATGGCGGGCTACGTCGTCTGGCGCGAAGCGGGGCTGATGCCCGCTGCGGGTGTGTTGCTCCTCTCGCTTGCCACCCTCGGTGGGTTGCGGTTGCGGGATGGTCGTTCGGCCAACGCCAGACACCCCAAACCACCCGTTGTGGACTCGTTTCCAATCCCGATTGACGCCTCAGATGTCCGCAATAGATAGAAGGTAAGCCTATGCAGACGATGTGGACGGGGCTGTCGCGGACATTGACCGAGGCGACATGCGTGGGATTCTGAGGGGGATGAAGATCCTCAAGAAGTAGCGAACAGCGCTCGTGCCCAGAGGCTTGAGCCCCGCACGGCCACACGGTCGTGTGGGGCTCACTTCGTTTGGGCTTCTCATCACCTACGTCTTCGTTGTGCGGCCGCCTGCCGCTGTTCGCCTGTCGCCGTCTAGAGGAACGGGTTTGCGAATTTCGGATCGGTCAACATGTCGTGATCGGTGAGGGCCTCCAAGAAGGCGAGGAGGGCGTCGCGGTGAGTCTCCGAGAGGTTCGGAGCGTGCATATTCAGGGGCATTCCCAGGTTCGGATGGGCCTCGACGGAGTCGCCATAGTGGTCGATGACCTCCCGCAGGGACGTGAAGCGCCCGTCGTGCATGAAGGTCGCACGGACAGCAACGTTTCGAAGGGACGGGACCTTGAACGTTCCCATGTCAGAAGAGAGGCCCGTGATCTCGCCATAGCCAGGGTCGTCGTCCGAGTTGGCGTCGAGCCCGTTGTTGTTCGCCTCGACAGCCGACATGGTCTCGCCCTGATGGCACACGGCGCAGCCCGCCCCATTAGGCCCCATCGGGGTGTTCATGAAGATCTGCTTTCCCAGGTTCTCCTGCTCCGTGAAATTCG
This region includes:
- a CDS encoding peptidoglycan DD-metalloendopeptidase family protein, encoding MAQRSYQETRTTLISDRKSPNPEDFATLKTEGICFSTVIDLGENYEVYDFTKGYDAQRVLASPYGVGRYDEHRPGMYEGEQFLEDQRDVHVGVDLAGPVGEPVHAFYAGSIFKLGDNALRYDYGPTIITRHGWHEQVVYALHGHLSRESLKKWSVGDTFEAGEVLAWLGCEEENGGWNSHLHFQLSLMEPDTHDLPGAVNRSDRAWALRAFPDPRLVLGPLY
- a CDS encoding S8 family serine peptidase; the protein is MCLGLLYDLSLGNPDVYVAVIDSAIEITHPEFADSVKAPFDAYANDNDPSPEPGEFCFEAADTSLCDIHGTAVSGIAVARANNEEGIVGLCPECSLIPIKLLGEYYAPLSGDVAAFEHAIDNGAWVINNSWGYSDYMPVSDTLRAVIVRASTQARDGLGAVVVFAAGNEDREILDDELAAIPEVLSVTAIDHYGNPTPYTNTGASVDIAAPSATVSASVNGGYTQSFGGTSAAAPVVAGVAGLILSIHPEYTAQQVRELITGSAKKDGRVTFDENGHHHTFGFGFLSPAGIVNVWYPPIAVEDPDPLPEEGGCGALESKPLALLLLVLWVYRRLRGTASAV
- a CDS encoding MBL fold metallo-hydrolase is translated as MNLKTYFDNATSTLTYVVWDPATLDAVIIDPVLNYDPVGSVTQTDSAMMLLNFVRETDLNVHFVLETHAHADHLSSAQLLRRHLDAQIAIGEHIVAVQETFKAALSLNADFATDGSQFDKLLKDQEVLMAGSLPITVLHTPGHTPACISFKIDDAVFTGDALFIEDFGTGRCDFPKGSAKDLYDSVQNKLYTLPDETRVFVGHDYQPGDRDLRYETTIGASKSANIQLQANTSCEEFVEFRNARDALLKAPKLLFQSVQVNIDAGRLPKEEANGGRYFRLPLNLFAPTDGVGEMVISKSVQSLSEIRTLEDTYVIAHPTDLHPNGGVAFSHGIAIAAKGKGKLISLVLTDEQVSLPPISSIVSRWDIEPSDVDHSVVKHECCQDLIDTVLDGIRKLGPDLLVVGTHRGRGVVHWLSGSPAVSLARNTDVPTLLLPIGERGLIAREDGNIRLENVLIPVETQEAADTAFDALSKFMDGAGIENATVHLLGAEGKCDLERIRLPRDKEWQFEKHCRVEKLEKAVDALADEVNANLIVMATNGQDSFHDFLWGTHTERVLAHANRPVMSVQMKNGN
- a CDS encoding sterol desaturase family protein translates to MISVTTFGTITAAIVVGAVGWSFTEYCIHRWLGHDRRFLRNPFGVEHQTHHSKGNYFAQWWKKAGAAIAAIALLWWPATVLLGAVYGSAFIFGFVAFYLYYEILHRVEHVFEASTAYGRWARAHHFFHHFHDPSRNHGVTSPVWDHVFGTYSATDVIRVPEKLAPLWLIEPTTGDVWQHLQPTWVLRKLKKRAPKRAPTIVA
- a CDS encoding EAL domain-containing protein encodes the protein MLAHKLGMHVVAEGIEDEAVWNTLKELGCDEGQGYWMGRPMPAEDIEAWMISWHST
- a CDS encoding zf-HC2 domain-containing protein, which produces MMNCKSTTQLLSQAQDRKLTMREKGGVTLHTIMCKGCRNYGKQVQQLSNLSKQFVEPVNLADKDKGGS
- a CDS encoding sigma-70 family RNA polymerase sigma factor, which produces MTALKFSASHALDWTQDEAFMSELRQQMLKFASLQLQDTSLAEDAVQEAFIGALKNQQTFGRRSAFKTWVFAILKHKIIDVIRGNHRLVPSSSMQDDDEQTNLEVWDQQFDERGYWHLSERPTPWPQPSESAANNQFWLVFEACLEGLPGQYRRAYMMREFIGLSTAEICELLETNETSLNVLLYRARSKLRKCLQTNWFDKGA
- a CDS encoding sulfite exporter TauE/SafE family protein, with protein sequence MVAFLATLIGLSLGLLGGGGSILAVPVLAYGAGLPAKEAIATSLIVVGATSLFALIPHARRGHVEWRTGAIFSATAMVGAYLGGLAADWFSGTTLLLLFAAMMVVTALAMFRGRSELKANKEKPLAVGLVIAEGLVVGGATGLVGAGGGFLVVPALVLLGGMEMHKAVGTSLMVIALKSFAAFAGHAAHVSIDVQLALVVTVAAVAGSIGGAALAKRVPAQMLRKVFAGFVLVMAGYVVWREAGLMPAAGVLLLSLATLGGLRLRDGRSANARHPKPPVVDSFPIPIDASDVRNR